The genomic region ACTGCGCGCGACTCTCAGGACACGCTGGAATTCAGCGCGCTGAGCGGCGTGCATCCGATGATCGAGAAATTCCCGCTCACCCGCGTGGCGGAGGCCTACGAACGGATGCACAGCGGCAAGGTCCGCTTCCGCGTCGTGCTCACGATGGGGAGCTGACGTTACCCGCAGACGCAGGCCGTGCTGCCTGCGTCGTACATGCATGTCTGGCCGGGCGCGCATTCCCCGCCGCAACTCAGCGGGTCGGTGCCCTGGCACGGCGTGATGCACCGACAGAGGTTGTTCGCGTCGAATCCACAGTACGCGGACGGCGGGCAGACGCCGCCGCACGACCCGAAGCCGCCATGCACCTTGCACGGCAGGAAGCACCCGCACTGACCGGTCATCGGATCCGTATCGCAAACGTCGAGGAAGTCGGAGCACGACCCGACGCAGCCGCCGGCGCCGTCCGGCGCACAGGGACCGGGAACCGATGTCGAGGTCGTGCTCGACGTCGAGGTCGTGGTCGAGCTGCTCGTCGTCGTCGCACACGTCCCACAGTCCTCTGGACACGTCGTGCAATCCTCCCCTAGCGCCAATGCCGGTCACTTAACGCGTAAGTGACCGGATCTAGATCCGTTTTCGGATCGGGTGTAATTGGTCTCCCCCACAGGAGGTGGGGGCGATGGGGTTGGGGGAGACCGTACTCGCCGTCGGCGCAGGAGAGCGGCCGGC from bacterium harbors:
- a CDS encoding alcohol dehydrogenase gives rise to the protein TARDSQDTLEFSALSGVHPMIEKFPLTRVAEAYERMHSGKVRFRVVLTMGS